One genomic segment of Pseudonocardia sp. T1-2H includes these proteins:
- a CDS encoding PucR family transcriptional regulator, with translation MRLVLDEVGLAGLVTALAETLGASVTVEDRHGKVLARAPESGYHPPPDGAARRRRPVRAALDMLARQNEVVEVSADRRGRPGASAIGHPVGEAYGVWVAPVVVGGELAARLWVTNPRVAPEPVERRVIERFALVVALEVLKQQYLVDVEERLSGDLIGDLLHPGGPLHPQGVLDRAAALGHDLSRPHVVAVLALDPPGPAPRLAEVVHSATRQVARPLVGPHEDVQVLLFPDGPGLDDVLRGIIAQIEHALPERTATIAVGPVAVGLTDHGPAYRVARGAVRLRSAARPGGLVDVRDLGLAALLLEDGTPDALRRFARNLLRPVVAHDVRRGGDLLSTLRVWLAADCSASATARTLVVHPNTVAYRLASIEKLTGRSLRRSDTRLDLQLALTVRDIVRIEGR, from the coding sequence ATGCGGCTGGTGCTCGACGAGGTCGGGCTGGCCGGGCTGGTCACCGCGCTGGCCGAGACGCTCGGCGCGTCGGTCACGGTCGAGGACCGCCACGGCAAGGTGCTCGCGCGAGCACCCGAGAGCGGCTACCACCCACCGCCGGACGGTGCGGCGCGCCGGCGCCGACCGGTCCGGGCGGCGCTGGACATGCTGGCCCGCCAGAACGAGGTGGTGGAGGTGTCCGCCGATCGCCGAGGCCGCCCGGGGGCGTCGGCGATCGGGCACCCCGTCGGTGAGGCCTACGGCGTCTGGGTGGCGCCGGTGGTGGTCGGCGGCGAGCTCGCCGCGCGGCTGTGGGTGACCAACCCGCGCGTGGCGCCCGAACCGGTGGAGCGCCGGGTGATCGAGCGCTTCGCGCTGGTGGTGGCGCTCGAGGTGCTCAAGCAGCAGTACCTGGTGGACGTCGAGGAGCGGCTGTCGGGTGACCTGATCGGCGACCTGCTCCACCCGGGCGGCCCCCTGCACCCGCAGGGCGTGCTGGACCGGGCGGCCGCCCTCGGTCACGACCTCTCTCGTCCGCACGTCGTCGCCGTGCTCGCGCTCGACCCGCCCGGGCCTGCCCCGCGGCTGGCCGAGGTCGTGCATTCGGCTACGCGTCAGGTCGCGCGACCGCTCGTCGGGCCGCACGAGGACGTCCAGGTCCTCCTGTTCCCGGACGGGCCCGGCCTCGACGACGTGCTGCGCGGCATCATCGCCCAGATCGAGCACGCCCTGCCCGAACGGACCGCCACGATCGCGGTCGGCCCGGTCGCGGTCGGGCTCACCGACCACGGACCTGCGTACCGGGTGGCCCGTGGCGCCGTGCGGCTGCGGAGCGCCGCGCGACCGGGCGGGCTCGTCGACGTCCGCGACCTCGGGCTGGCCGCGCTCCTCCTGGAGGACGGCACGCCGGACGCGCTGCGCCGGTTCGCCAGGAACCTGCTGCGGCCCGTCGTGGCCCACGACGTCCGGCGCGGCGGCGACCTGCTCTCGACGTTGCGGGTGTGGCTCGCGGCGGACTGCTCGGCCTCGGCCACCGCCCGCACGCTGGTCGTCCACCCCAACACGGTGGCCTACCGGCTCGCGAGCATCGAGAAGCTCACCGGACGCAGCCTGCGCCGCAGCGACACCCGGCTGGACCTCCAGCTCGCCCTGACGGTGCGCGACATCGTCCGCATCGAGGGCCGGTAG
- a CDS encoding thiamine pyrophosphate-binding protein, with the protein MGGPTTSRALADALAEGLRDAGAERIFGVPGGGPNLDMIGAAAERGIDFVLTHGETAACIAASTYGRLTGTPGVAVVTRGPGLTSAANGLAQATLDRAPLLLISDTVTAASADRTAHQRLDQVGAATPLTKWSGTLGHTDPKDVVTAAARLALEAPAGAVHLAFDPTTPGDAPPAPSPRSTVDPQDLATARKLVTASRHPVVIVGVDAVREGAALREALAGLDCPVLVTYEAKGVVPESWPTFAGLFTGAALERPLLERADLVLGVGLDPVEPMPGPWPGDAAVVLVHTHPVETGYFGDPLLLVGPYATLLPALVGAAAPEWPSGAGSTANAATLHRLGEHPATPNGALTPLDVVRTARGSLGDALLTVDAGAHMLVTMPVWATNGPDPVLISNGLATMGFALPAAIGAALARPGRRVACLTGDGGLGMAMAEIETLARLALDVTVVVFNDAALTLIALKQRAAQGGAPAITYRATDFAAVAVAMGVRGVVVDDIDGLRRALASSARGPLVVDARIDPASYRHVIRTIRG; encoded by the coding sequence GTGGGCGGTCCGACCACGTCCCGGGCGTTGGCCGACGCACTGGCCGAGGGTCTGCGCGACGCGGGCGCCGAGCGGATCTTCGGTGTGCCCGGGGGCGGCCCCAACCTCGACATGATCGGTGCCGCCGCCGAGCGCGGGATCGACTTCGTCCTCACCCACGGCGAGACGGCCGCGTGCATCGCCGCCTCGACCTACGGCCGGCTGACCGGTACGCCCGGTGTGGCCGTGGTGACCCGCGGGCCCGGGCTGACCAGCGCCGCCAACGGGCTCGCGCAGGCGACGCTCGACCGGGCGCCGCTGCTCCTGATCAGCGACACCGTCACGGCGGCGTCGGCGGACCGCACCGCGCACCAGCGGCTGGACCAGGTCGGCGCGGCTACACCGCTGACGAAGTGGAGCGGCACCCTCGGCCACACGGACCCGAAGGACGTCGTCACGGCGGCCGCCCGGCTGGCGCTCGAGGCCCCGGCCGGCGCGGTGCACCTGGCCTTCGACCCGACGACCCCCGGCGATGCGCCGCCCGCACCGTCACCCCGCTCCACCGTCGATCCGCAGGACCTCGCGACCGCACGCAAGCTGGTGACCGCATCGCGGCACCCGGTCGTGATCGTCGGGGTGGACGCGGTCCGCGAGGGTGCCGCCCTCCGCGAGGCCCTCGCCGGCCTCGACTGCCCGGTCCTGGTCACCTACGAAGCGAAGGGGGTGGTGCCGGAGTCCTGGCCCACCTTCGCGGGGCTCTTCACGGGTGCGGCGCTGGAACGGCCGCTGCTCGAGCGGGCCGACCTCGTCCTCGGTGTCGGCCTGGATCCCGTCGAGCCGATGCCGGGCCCCTGGCCGGGGGACGCCGCGGTCGTCCTCGTGCATACGCACCCGGTCGAGACCGGCTACTTCGGCGACCCGCTGCTGCTCGTCGGCCCCTACGCGACGCTGCTGCCCGCCCTCGTCGGGGCAGCCGCGCCGGAATGGCCGTCCGGAGCCGGGAGCACCGCGAACGCGGCCACCCTCCACCGCCTCGGCGAGCACCCCGCGACCCCGAACGGCGCCCTGACCCCGCTCGACGTGGTCCGGACCGCCCGAGGATCGCTCGGTGACGCCCTGCTCACAGTCGACGCCGGCGCGCACATGCTCGTCACGATGCCGGTGTGGGCGACGAACGGTCCCGATCCGGTGCTGATCTCCAACGGCCTTGCCACCATGGGATTCGCACTCCCCGCGGCGATCGGGGCCGCGCTGGCCCGGCCGGGGCGCCGGGTGGCCTGCCTGACCGGCGACGGCGGGCTGGGCATGGCCATGGCCGAGATCGAGACCCTCGCCCGCCTGGCGCTCGACGTCACGGTCGTGGTTTTCAACGACGCGGCGCTCACCCTCATCGCCCTGAAGCAGCGCGCCGCGCAGGGCGGGGCGCCGGCCATCACCTACCGGGCGACGGACTTCGCGGCGGTCGCCGTCGCGATGGGAGTGCGCGGGGTGGTCGTCGACGACATCGACGGGCTGCGCCGCGCTCTCGCATCGTCGGCGCGAGGACCGCTCGTCGTAGACGCCAGGATCGACCCAGCCTCATACCGTCACGTGATCCGAACCATTCGAGGGTAG
- a CDS encoding fumarylacetoacetate hydrolase family protein, which yields MRWTTYLSPTDGQQHVGLVRDGTIAGLRRPDRLLDLLGDDGRRLAEAAREIGSDPLDVIAEDAATLCAPVPVPPSIRDFMAFEEHVVTSMAALGRTVDPVWYEIPVFYFSNPAAVRGPHDDIEVSPGSRQFDYELEAAVVIGRPGSNIRVEDAESHIAGYTVLCDWSARDLQDHEMRQGLGPAKGKDGATSLGPYLVTPDELQDRRRGESLELAMTATVNGTQYSSGNLAALHWSFAQMISYASRGTTLRPGDVIGSGTVGTGCILELSRVHGEQAYPWLSPGDEVVLEIERLGAVRTRILPAPEVVPLR from the coding sequence ATGCGCTGGACCACCTATCTCTCTCCGACTGACGGGCAGCAGCACGTCGGTCTCGTACGCGACGGGACCATCGCGGGGCTCCGCCGTCCGGACCGGCTGCTGGACCTGCTCGGCGACGACGGCCGGCGACTCGCCGAGGCCGCACGGGAGATCGGCTCCGACCCGCTGGACGTGATCGCCGAGGACGCGGCAACGCTATGTGCGCCCGTTCCGGTACCGCCCTCGATCCGCGACTTCATGGCCTTCGAGGAACACGTCGTCACCTCGATGGCCGCGCTCGGCAGGACCGTCGACCCGGTCTGGTACGAAATCCCCGTCTTCTATTTCAGCAACCCCGCGGCCGTGCGGGGACCGCACGACGACATCGAGGTCTCCCCGGGCTCGCGTCAGTTCGACTACGAGCTGGAGGCCGCGGTGGTGATCGGGCGACCCGGGTCGAACATCCGGGTCGAGGACGCCGAGTCGCACATCGCGGGCTACACGGTCCTGTGCGACTGGAGCGCCCGCGACCTGCAGGACCACGAGATGCGGCAGGGCCTCGGCCCGGCGAAGGGCAAGGACGGGGCGACGAGCCTGGGGCCCTACCTCGTCACCCCCGACGAGCTGCAGGATCGTCGCCGCGGGGAGAGCCTCGAGCTGGCCATGACCGCCACCGTGAACGGCACGCAGTACAGCTCCGGGAACCTGGCCGCCCTGCACTGGTCGTTCGCCCAGATGATCTCCTACGCCTCCCGGGGAACGACGCTCCGACCCGGCGACGTCATCGGGTCCGGCACCGTCGGCACCGGCTGCATCCTGGAACTCTCCCGGGTGCACGGCGAGCAGGCCTACCCGTGGCTGTCACCGGGGGACGAGGTCGTGCTGGAGATCGAACGGCTCGGCGCCGTCCGGACCCGGATCCTGCCCGCCCCGGAGGTCGTCCCGCTGCGCTGA
- a CDS encoding GAF domain-containing protein translates to MGAPEVPSTLRSWMSVVGEIARAANAAEPLDGVLATVAEQACALIGFEYCAVMLAEPDREHLRVAGSSGLSPDYVALVSDTGSLLIHPAGPHLDSPAAAAFRGGRTVAVPDVGSAVRFGRLRHLAPEQGYQALIAAPLHASDSGTLGVIVAYSVAAREFGAPEMELIELLADQAALALETARLRSDQQNVITELLPGERRAAP, encoded by the coding sequence GTGGGTGCACCGGAGGTGCCGTCGACACTGCGCTCGTGGATGAGCGTGGTGGGCGAGATCGCGCGGGCCGCCAACGCCGCGGAACCGCTCGACGGGGTGCTCGCCACGGTCGCCGAGCAGGCCTGCGCGCTGATCGGCTTCGAGTACTGCGCGGTGATGCTCGCCGAGCCCGACCGCGAGCACCTGCGGGTGGCCGGCTCGTCGGGGCTGTCGCCTGACTACGTCGCCCTGGTCAGCGACACCGGGTCGTTGCTCATCCACCCGGCGGGACCTCACCTGGACTCGCCCGCCGCCGCGGCCTTCCGCGGCGGGCGCACCGTGGCCGTCCCCGATGTCGGTAGCGCCGTCCGCTTCGGGCGGCTGCGGCACCTGGCACCCGAGCAGGGCTACCAGGCGCTGATCGCGGCGCCGCTGCACGCATCCGACTCCGGGACCCTCGGCGTGATCGTCGCCTACTCGGTGGCCGCCCGGGAGTTCGGCGCTCCGGAGATGGAGCTCATCGAGCTGCTCGCCGACCAGGCCGCGCTGGCGCTGGAGACCGCGCGGCTGCGCAGCGACCAGCAGAACGTGATCACCGAGCTTCTCCCGGGCGAACGCCGAGCTGCACCGTAG
- a CDS encoding FAD binding domain-containing protein, which yields MPSVAVVGGSLGGLTAALLLRDIGCDVTVFERSRATLQARGAGIAVLPETVRYPVERLGLPVEQITSSTEWIRFLDRDGSVGHEQRHRYRFSSWNTIYGTLLDAFGTEHYRLSRDMTSFADEVGGVSVRFADGDEVHADLLVCADGIGSHARSTLLPDVAPRYAGYVAWRGTVPERELDGATFEALHDALTYQVLPGSHILAYPIPGPDGAIDVGDRLINMVWYRNVAEPDLAAFLTDRDGQPRSVSLPPGSVRDELVDELRLRRRARGTADRGDRRPHPGAVRPGGVRHRGAAHGVRPGLPARRRRLRCPPARRGRNGEGGGGRLGPRHGARGRGRGRAQSARRLGGLAARARLAAARAQPGDRRQLAVRRHLPAR from the coding sequence ATGCCGTCGGTCGCGGTCGTCGGCGGTTCGCTCGGAGGCCTCACCGCTGCGCTGCTGCTGCGCGACATCGGCTGCGACGTCACGGTCTTCGAGCGGTCGCGGGCGACGCTGCAGGCCCGCGGGGCCGGCATCGCGGTCCTGCCCGAGACCGTGCGCTACCCGGTCGAACGGTTGGGCCTCCCGGTCGAGCAGATCACCTCGAGCACCGAGTGGATCCGCTTCCTCGACCGGGACGGCTCGGTGGGCCACGAGCAGCGCCACCGGTACCGCTTCTCGTCGTGGAACACCATCTACGGCACCCTCCTCGATGCCTTCGGCACCGAGCACTACCGGCTGAGCCGCGACATGACGTCGTTCGCCGACGAGGTGGGCGGCGTGAGCGTGCGCTTCGCCGACGGCGACGAGGTGCACGCCGATCTGCTGGTCTGCGCCGACGGCATCGGCTCGCACGCCCGGTCGACGCTGCTCCCGGACGTGGCGCCGCGCTACGCCGGCTACGTCGCGTGGCGCGGCACCGTGCCCGAGCGCGAGCTCGACGGGGCCACGTTCGAAGCCCTGCACGACGCGCTGACCTATCAGGTCCTGCCCGGCAGCCACATCCTCGCCTACCCGATCCCCGGGCCCGACGGGGCGATCGACGTGGGCGACCGGCTGATCAACATGGTCTGGTACCGCAACGTCGCGGAGCCCGACCTGGCCGCGTTCCTCACCGACCGCGACGGGCAACCCCGATCGGTGTCGCTGCCGCCGGGTTCGGTGCGCGACGAGCTCGTCGACGAGCTGCGGCTTCGCCGCCGCGCTCGTGGCACCGCCGATCGCGGAGATCGCCGCCCGCATCCGGGAGCCGTTCGTCCAGGCGGTGTTCGACATCGAGGTGCCGCGCATGGTGTTCGGCCGGGCCTGCCTGCTCGGCGACGCCGCCTTCGCTGTCCGCCCGCACGCCGCGGCCGGAACGGCGAAGGCGGCGGAGGACGGCTGGGCCCTCGCCACGGAGCTCGAGGCCGCGGGCGGGGACGTGCCCAAAGCGCTCGCCGCCTGGGAGGTCTCGCAGCTCGCGCTCGGCTCGCAGCTGCTCGAGCGCAACCGGGAGATCGGCGACAGCTCGCAGTTCGGCGGCACCTTCCGGCCCGGTGA
- a CDS encoding GntR family transcriptional regulator, with the protein MQENAVTGRLVVPGARDATDVIHADLRGRILSGDVSAGAELSQARIAKDHRVSRGPVREAFRLLQREGLIEVEVNQRARVTDLSVDEVEHLYAMRVSNETLALGLSVPRFSAADLDELDRLVDAVATAEAQGFDAWEDQHHRFHMRLVAHVGERMLRSMTQWAEHTGRYRKIYVSRDGSGRTLGAREHAELARLCRERDAGAASMLLARHLSRAGLALIASMDPAHEPALLRAAIRQALAAAERTNP; encoded by the coding sequence GTGCAGGAGAATGCGGTCACCGGCCGGCTGGTCGTCCCGGGCGCCCGCGACGCCACCGACGTGATCCACGCCGACCTGCGGGGTCGCATCCTCTCCGGCGACGTGTCGGCGGGTGCGGAACTGTCGCAGGCGCGGATCGCGAAGGACCACAGGGTCAGCCGCGGGCCCGTGCGCGAGGCCTTCCGGCTGCTGCAGCGCGAGGGCCTGATCGAGGTGGAGGTCAACCAGCGGGCCCGGGTCACGGACCTGTCGGTGGACGAGGTCGAGCACCTCTACGCAATGCGGGTGTCGAACGAGACCCTGGCCCTCGGGCTGAGCGTCCCCCGGTTCTCCGCCGCCGACCTCGACGAGCTCGACCGCCTGGTCGACGCGGTCGCCACCGCCGAGGCGCAGGGCTTCGATGCGTGGGAGGACCAGCACCACCGCTTCCACATGCGCCTGGTGGCGCACGTCGGGGAGCGCATGCTGCGGTCGATGACCCAGTGGGCCGAGCACACCGGGCGCTACCGCAAGATCTACGTGAGCAGGGACGGCAGCGGCCGGACGCTCGGCGCCCGCGAGCATGCGGAGCTCGCCCGGCTCTGCCGGGAGCGCGACGCAGGCGCCGCCTCGATGCTGCTGGCCCGCCACCTCTCGCGCGCGGGCCTGGCGCTGATCGCCTCGATGGATCCGGCCCACGAACCGGCACTGCTCCGCGCCGCCATCCGGCAGGCGCTCGCCGCGGCAGAGAGGACCAACCCCTGA
- a CDS encoding pyridoxamine 5'-phosphate oxidase family protein, producing the protein MAITVAKFRDVADGTQPGQFEVGDHASVTSLGDLDPIYKQLLDEPVTAVVSVTGSTGRSNLTPVWFDYEGDTVLLNLATHRRKVDWLRKAPQATFLLMNPANAYHWISIKATVVREVSEDDPEEGPRVTAQLDRIWTKYTGNPGPYALRDPGRDERRVLFELEVDSIATFGRP; encoded by the coding sequence ATGGCGATCACGGTCGCGAAGTTCCGGGACGTCGCGGACGGGACTCAGCCCGGCCAGTTCGAGGTCGGTGACCACGCCTCGGTCACCAGCCTGGGCGACCTCGACCCGATCTACAAGCAACTGCTCGACGAGCCGGTCACCGCCGTCGTGTCCGTCACCGGTTCCACCGGGCGGTCGAACCTGACGCCGGTCTGGTTCGACTACGAGGGCGACACGGTACTGCTCAACCTGGCGACGCACCGCAGGAAGGTGGACTGGCTGCGCAAGGCGCCGCAGGCCACCTTCCTGCTGATGAACCCGGCCAACGCCTACCACTGGATCAGCATCAAGGCCACGGTCGTCCGCGAGGTCTCCGAGGACGACCCGGAGGAGGGCCCGCGCGTCACGGCCCAGCTCGACCGGATCTGGACCAAGTACACGGGCAACCCCGGTCCCTACGCGCTACGCGACCCGGGTCGTGACGAGCGCCGTGTCCTGTTCGAGCTCGAGGTCGACTCGATCGCGACCTTCGGCCGCCCTTGA